The Pan paniscus chromosome 1, NHGRI_mPanPan1-v2.0_pri, whole genome shotgun sequence genome has a segment encoding these proteins:
- the LOC100979847 gene encoding olfactory receptor 6N2, giving the protein MDQYNHSSLAEFVFLGFASVGYVRGWLFVLLLLAYLFTICGNMLIFSVIRLDAALHTPMYHFVSVLSCLELWYTATTIPKMLSNILSEKKTISFAGCLLQTYFFHSLGASECYLLTAMAYDRYLAICRPLHYPIIMTTTLCAKMAAACWTCGFLCPISEVILASQLPFCAYNEIQHIFCDFPPLLSLACKDTSANILVDFAINAFIILITFLFIMISYARIIGAVLKIKTASGRKKAFSTCASHLAVVLVFFGSIIFMYVRLKKSYSLTLDRTLAIVYSVLTPMVNPIIYSLRNKELIKAIKRTIFQKGDKASLAHL; this is encoded by the coding sequence atggatCAATACAACCATTCAAGCCTGGCTGAATTTGTGTTCCTTGGCTTTGCCAGTGTGGGCTATGTCAGGGGCTGGCTTTTTGTCCTGCTGCTATTGGCATACCTGTTCACCATCTGTGGTAACATGCTCATCTTCTCAGTCATCCGACTGGATGCAGCTCTGCACACACCTATGTACCACTTTGTCAGTGTTCTTTCCTGCTTGGAGTTGTGGTATACAGCTACCACTATCCCTAAGATGTTGTCTAATATTCTCAGTGAGAAGAAAACCATTTCTTTTGCAGGATGCCTCCTTCAGACCTACTTCTTCCACTCCTTGGGAGCGTCTGAATGCTACCTTCTTACAGCCATGGCCTATGATAGATACCTGGCCATTTGTCGGCCCCTCCACTACCCTATAATTATGACCACCACACTCTGTGCCAAGATGGCTGCTGCTTGTTGGACTTGTGGCTTCCTGTGTCCCATTTCTGAGGTCATCCTTGCCTCCCAGCTCCCATTTTGTGCTTACAATGAAATCCAACACATTTTCTGTGACTTTCCACCTTTGCTGAGCTTGGCCTGCAAGGACACATCCGCTAACATTCTGGTGGACTTTGCCATTAATGCTTTCATAATTCTTATCACTTTCCTCTTTATCATGATTTCTTATGCAAGGATCATTGGGGCTGTGCTGAAGATAAAAACAGCATCAGGAAGAAAGAAGGCCTTTTCTACCTGTGCCTCACATCTTGCTGTGGTCCTCGTCTTCTTTGGGAGCATCATCTTCATGTATGTGCGGCTAAAGAAGAGCTATTCCCTGACCCTTGACCGAACACTTGCTATAGTTTACTCCGTACTAACACCAATGGTCAATCCAATTATCTACAGTCTTCGTAACAAGGAACTCATTAAAGCTATCAAGAGGACCATCTTCCAGAAGGGAGATAAAGCTAGTCTTGCTCATCTTTGA